From the genome of Colletotrichum destructivum chromosome 10, complete sequence, one region includes:
- a CDS encoding Putative phenazine biosynthesis PhzF, which yields MELPYTTVDVFTDKPFEGNPLAIVTIPASVSLTQEQKQAIAREFNYSETTFVHEIADSSSSSSSERRFDIFTTHEELPFAGHPTVGTAVFLKPRGVDKLLAKAGPIAIEHTAADSVRAAIPHNTHLHQKRLRDLGPGPHSDAVKQLADAEADAPVFSIVDGMTFALIELPSLEALALAKMGPMNFRKHELLDEGWRDSFITRYYFVRLGAETLDGGRVVHRIRTRMIEPDLEDPATGSAACALSSYLSLHELAGRDLGFEITQGVEMGRRSNIYVDATVGEGPDGARRLETLHLGGKATRVMSGTIFVR from the coding sequence ATGGAGCTCCCTTACACcaccgtcgacgtcttcACCGACAAGCCCTTCGAGGGCAACCCGCTGGCCATCGTGACGATCCCGGCCTCAGTCTCCCTCACGcaggagcagaagcaggccaTCGCGAGAGAGTTCAACTACTCCGAGACGACCTTTGTGCATGAGATTGCTGactcgtcttcgtcgtcatcgtccgaGCGGCGCTTCGACATCTTCACGACGCACGAGGAGCTCCCCTTCGCCGGCCACCCGACCGTCGGcaccgccgtcttcctcaagccccgcggcgtcgacaagctgctcgccaaggccggccccatcgccatcgagcACACGGCCGCCGACTCGgtccgcgccgccatcccgCACAACACCCACCTCCACCAGAAGCGCCTCCGCGACCTCGGTCCGGGACCCCAcagcgacgccgtcaagcagctcgccgacgccgaggccgacgcgcCCGTCTtcagcatcgtcgacggcatgACCTTCGCCCTCATCGAGCTGCCCTCGCtcgaggcgctggcgctggccaagATGGGGCCGATGAACTTCCGCAAGCACGAGCTGCTAGACGAGGGCTGGCGCGACTCCTTCATCACGCGGTACTACTTTGtgcgcctcggcgccgagacgcTCGATGGTGGCCGCGTCGTGCACCGGATTCGGACGCGCATGATCGAGCCGGACCTCGAGGACCCCGCCACGGGCAGCGCCGCCTGCGCGCTGTCGAGCTACCTGAGCCTGCACGAGCTGGCCGGGCGGGATTTAGGCTTCGAGATCACACAGGGCGTCGAGATGGGCCGCCGGAGCAACATCTACGTCGACGCGACGGTGGGCGAGGGGCCCGACGGCGCACGCAGGTTGGAGACGCTGCATCTGGGGGGCAAGGCCACGAGGGTCATGAGCGGCACCATCTTTGTGAGGTGA